The following coding sequences lie in one Lacerta agilis isolate rLacAgi1 chromosome 4, rLacAgi1.pri, whole genome shotgun sequence genomic window:
- the BIVM gene encoding basic immunoglobulin-like variable motif-containing protein isoform X1 produces the protein MPNIADSQLESSSGENEHGPGRTASEVNLHGTVKPFCAAGASVASLGSSGDRHYPWGCPVTHTREKFYTICSDYAFLNQVTSARKSPSATVSACLQDNTALNVRNNSPGFIGIRTGASDIVYNEDTHLESLSDSLGKLPLAWEIDKSEFSDTSPELKNRAGNIKKQGTKKMSVEKKSKQYRECPQHYALEEIKQRKVLDLRRWYCISRPQYKTSCGISSLVSCWNFLYSTMGAGNLPPITQEEALHILGFQPPFEEIRFGPFTGNTTLMRWFRQINDHFHVKGCSYFLYKPHGKYKTAGETASGALTKLTEGLRDESVAYIYHCQNHYFCPIGFEATPIKPSKAYKGRLLQQDVEHWILIGEPSRKHPTIHCKKWADIVTDLNTQNPEYLDIRHLERGLQYRKTKKVGGNLHCIIALQRLSWQRFGPWNFPFGNSRQDLQPPSQTPGIAKSESEDNISKKQHGRLGRSFSASFHQESVWKKLSHLHERRNSGFQSYTDYDGND, from the exons ATGCCTAACATTGCAGACTCTCAGCTAGAGAGTAGTTCTGGAGAAAATGAACATGGACCTGGAAGAACAGCTTCAGAAGTGAATCTTCATGGTACTGTGAAACCGTTCTGTGCTGCCGGTGCCTCCGTTGCCTCTCTTGGATCTAGTGGGGACAGGCATTATCCGTGGGGATGCCCCGTCACTCACACCCGAGAAAAGTTTTACACTATCTGTTCAGACTATGCTTTCTTAAACCAGGTAACATCCGCTCGCAAAAGCCCAAGTGCTACAGTTAGTGCCTGCCTACAAGACAACACTGCCTTAAATGTTAGGAACAATTCGCCCGGTTTCATTGGCATCCGGACTGGTGCATCAGACATAGTTTACAATGAAGATACTCACTTGGAAAGTTTGTCCGATAGTCTTGGAAAGCTCCCATTGGCGTGGGAAATTGATAAGTCTGAATTCAGTGATACATCCCCAGAACTGAAGAATCGAGCAG GCAACATAAAGAAGCAAGGAACCAAGAAGATGTCTGTAGAAAAGAAGAGTAAACAATACAGAGAATGTCCGCAACATTATGCTCTTGAAGAAATAAAACAACGGAAAGTGTTAGATCTCCGAAGATG GTACTGTATAAGTCGCCCTCAATATAAGACTTCGTGTGGGATTTCCTCATTAGTCTCTTGCTGGAATTTCCTCTATAGCACAATGGGAGCTGGAAA CTTACCTCCTATTACTCAAGAAGAGGCTTTGCATATATTGGGATTTCAACCTCCTTTCGAGGAAATTAGATTTGGGCCGTTTACTGGAAATACAACATTAATGAG GTGGTTCAGACAAATTAACGACCATTTCCATGTAAAAGGATGCTCATATTTTCTCTATAAACCTCACGGGAAGTATAAGACAGCTGGGGAGACTG CTTCGGGGGCTTTGACCAAGCTAACTGAAGGACTGCGAGATGAATCTGTGGCCTACATTTATCATTGCCAAAATCATTATTTTTGCCCCATTGGATTTGAAGCCACCCCAATAAAACCTAGCAAGGCATACAA AGGGCGCCTGTTGCAGCAAGATGTGGAACACTGGATACTCATCGGagagccaagcagaaaacacccaACTATTCACTGCAAAAA GTGGGCAGATATTGTAACTGACTTGAACACACAAAATCCTGAGTATCTAGATATCCGGCACTTGGAAAGGGGACTTCAGTATCGGAAGACAAAGAAG GTAGGAGGAAATCTGCATTGCATCATTGCTCTCCAGAGGCTTAGCTGGCAAAGGTTTGGCCCCTGGAACTTCCCATTTGGAAATTCTAGACAAGACTTGCAACCCCCGTCACAGACGCCGGGTATCGCCAAGTCTGAGAGCGAAGACAATATTTCTAAGAAGCAGCATGGGCGCCTGGGTAGATCTTTCAGTGCTAGCTTCCACCAGGAATCTGTCTGGAAGAAGTTGTCTCACCTTCATGAAAGGCGGAATAGCGGCTTTCAGAGTTACACAGATTATGACGGGAATGACTAA
- the BIVM gene encoding basic immunoglobulin-like variable motif-containing protein isoform X2, with amino-acid sequence MPNIADSQLESSSGENEHGPGRTASEVNLHGTVKPFCAAGASVASLGSSGDRHYPWGCPVTHTREKFYTICSDYAFLNQVTSARKSPSATVSACLQDNTALNVRNNSPGFIGIRTGASDIVYNEDTHLESLSDSLGKLPLAWEIDKSEFSDTSPELKNRAGNIKKQGTKKMSVEKKSKQYRECPQHYALEEIKQRKVLDLRRCLPPITQEEALHILGFQPPFEEIRFGPFTGNTTLMRWFRQINDHFHVKGCSYFLYKPHGKYKTAGETASGALTKLTEGLRDESVAYIYHCQNHYFCPIGFEATPIKPSKAYKGRLLQQDVEHWILIGEPSRKHPTIHCKKWADIVTDLNTQNPEYLDIRHLERGLQYRKTKKVGGNLHCIIALQRLSWQRFGPWNFPFGNSRQDLQPPSQTPGIAKSESEDNISKKQHGRLGRSFSASFHQESVWKKLSHLHERRNSGFQSYTDYDGND; translated from the exons ATGCCTAACATTGCAGACTCTCAGCTAGAGAGTAGTTCTGGAGAAAATGAACATGGACCTGGAAGAACAGCTTCAGAAGTGAATCTTCATGGTACTGTGAAACCGTTCTGTGCTGCCGGTGCCTCCGTTGCCTCTCTTGGATCTAGTGGGGACAGGCATTATCCGTGGGGATGCCCCGTCACTCACACCCGAGAAAAGTTTTACACTATCTGTTCAGACTATGCTTTCTTAAACCAGGTAACATCCGCTCGCAAAAGCCCAAGTGCTACAGTTAGTGCCTGCCTACAAGACAACACTGCCTTAAATGTTAGGAACAATTCGCCCGGTTTCATTGGCATCCGGACTGGTGCATCAGACATAGTTTACAATGAAGATACTCACTTGGAAAGTTTGTCCGATAGTCTTGGAAAGCTCCCATTGGCGTGGGAAATTGATAAGTCTGAATTCAGTGATACATCCCCAGAACTGAAGAATCGAGCAG GCAACATAAAGAAGCAAGGAACCAAGAAGATGTCTGTAGAAAAGAAGAGTAAACAATACAGAGAATGTCCGCAACATTATGCTCTTGAAGAAATAAAACAACGGAAAGTGTTAGATCTCCGAAGATG CTTACCTCCTATTACTCAAGAAGAGGCTTTGCATATATTGGGATTTCAACCTCCTTTCGAGGAAATTAGATTTGGGCCGTTTACTGGAAATACAACATTAATGAG GTGGTTCAGACAAATTAACGACCATTTCCATGTAAAAGGATGCTCATATTTTCTCTATAAACCTCACGGGAAGTATAAGACAGCTGGGGAGACTG CTTCGGGGGCTTTGACCAAGCTAACTGAAGGACTGCGAGATGAATCTGTGGCCTACATTTATCATTGCCAAAATCATTATTTTTGCCCCATTGGATTTGAAGCCACCCCAATAAAACCTAGCAAGGCATACAA AGGGCGCCTGTTGCAGCAAGATGTGGAACACTGGATACTCATCGGagagccaagcagaaaacacccaACTATTCACTGCAAAAA GTGGGCAGATATTGTAACTGACTTGAACACACAAAATCCTGAGTATCTAGATATCCGGCACTTGGAAAGGGGACTTCAGTATCGGAAGACAAAGAAG GTAGGAGGAAATCTGCATTGCATCATTGCTCTCCAGAGGCTTAGCTGGCAAAGGTTTGGCCCCTGGAACTTCCCATTTGGAAATTCTAGACAAGACTTGCAACCCCCGTCACAGACGCCGGGTATCGCCAAGTCTGAGAGCGAAGACAATATTTCTAAGAAGCAGCATGGGCGCCTGGGTAGATCTTTCAGTGCTAGCTTCCACCAGGAATCTGTCTGGAAGAAGTTGTCTCACCTTCATGAAAGGCGGAATAGCGGCTTTCAGAGTTACACAGATTATGACGGGAATGACTAA
- the LOC117046050 gene encoding DNA repair protein complementing XP-G cells-like — protein MGVQGLWKLLECSGRPINPETLEGKILAVDISIWLNQAVKGARDRHGNSTHNAHLLTLFHRLCKLLFFRIRPVFVFDGEAPLLKRQTLAKRRQRKEVAASDSRKTSEKLLKTFLKKQAIKSVLAGKSEAAFPSLSEIRREEIDDIYVLPSLQEDAKNSSDEEDEKEWEERMTQKKILQEELCENPHSVDVDSEDFLSLPPEVKHEILTDMKEFTKRRRTLFEAMPEESSDFSQYQLKGLLKKSSLNRHIEKVQKEMNEQHSGQIQSQYEDDGGFLKEVETRRVVSEDTSHYILIKGVQPKGDAPRDMKTMSASHSSAGSQDSESTGNIKGAQVNRKPPLEDFVKAEPTSSSSLAPPSPRTVLAIQAAMLGSSSEEELEDDNKDRLDLDEGRSSAHSDASNMSPRTLRAIQNALCEEDEDEDEASFCIRTGGSRVERPPAKDILASSSDEEGQVPEDRREKEPPFLSVGHSEGTLISRDRELDQRKLLLEKDQSVPEIAFTPFMEKVPSVADKEKGAMEALTPTTGTTSGEDEGMDSGTEQQEKPSAQAPSVVPSHSNFAEVAENGKAEHLVELVEQSGEKVSERQQRALPFTSEIENLNQEREELQSQSEESDSDGSFIEVDAKVSGEPQDETSEVSLASAEQEEEALSAEDMKGADERPTGSLTEDAGEDSELSIQQDAEIEGKEDAVNEWQDISMEELEVLETNLSAEQNSLKAQKQQQERIAATVTGQMFLESQELLRLFGIPYIEAPMEAEAQCAVLDLTDQTSGTITDDSDIWLFGARHVYKNFFTQNKYVEYYQYVDFQNQLGLDRNKLINLAYLLGSDYTEGIPTVGCVTAMEILNEFPGRGMEPLLKLVEWWAEAQKYNKTRPNPYDTKVKKKLRQLQLAPGFPNPAVAEAYLHPVVDESKGLFVWGRPDVEQIREFCQSRFGWTKLKTDEVLLPVLKQLNAQQTQLRIDSFFRSAQHEKQAIKSQRLRRAVTCMRRKEMEEEQNEVLQATAVMEQERKRRKGKDRVQGAKQGLAGTQGRRGKRRKTPQLKGEGCGGGGFVGDVQLSEAESSSELSGEESEKEASKRCKKGGNALVLEADTASHEASLDLEAKRDEEGNSSSSAEEEKPLVTARPVFEGKKARGKSSRGRRKK, from the exons ATGGGAGTTCAAGGACTTTGGAAGCTGCTGGAGTGCTCTGGAAGACCCATAAACCCAGAAACGTTGGaaggaaaaatccttgctgttg ATATCAGCATTTGGCTAAATCAGGCTGTGAAAGGGGCAAGGGACCGCCATGGAAATTCCACCCACAATGCCCACCTTCTCACTTTGTTTCACCGACTTTGCAAGCTGCTGTTCTTTCGAATTCGCCCTGTCTTTGTTTTTGATGGTGAAGCACCACTTTTGAAGAGACAAACTTTG GCTAAGCGAAGACAACGGAAAGAAGTTGCAGCCTCTGACTCCAGGAAAACATCAGAGAAGCTTTTGAAAACTTTTCTGAAAAAACAAGCTatcaaatctgttctggcaggcaAGAG TGAGGCTGCATTCCCTAGCCTTTCAGAAATACGAAGAGAAGAAATAGATGATATTTATGTATTACCTTCTTTACAAGAAGATGCAAAGAACAG TTCTGATGAAGAAGATGAAAAGGAATGGGAGGAGAGAATGACCCAGAAAAAGATACTGCAA GAAGAATTGTGTGAAAACCCTCATTCTGTAGATGTTGACTCGGAAGATTTCCTGAGCTTGCCCCCTGAAGTAAAGCATGAGATCCTCACCGACATGAAGGAATTCACAAAACGAAGAAGGACGTTGTTTGAGGCAATGCCAGAG gagTCCAGTGACTTCTCCCAGTATCAGCTCAAGGGATTGCTTAAGAAAAGCAGCTTGAATCGGCACATAGAAAAGGTGCAGAAGGAGATGAATGAACAGCACTCGGGCCAAATCCAGAGCCAGTATGAAGATGACGGGGGCTTCTTGAAAGAAGTGGAAACCAGGAGGGTTGTCTCGGAAGACACCTCTCACTACATCCTAATAAAAG GTGTCCAACCCAAAGGCGATGCCCCCAGAGATATGAAAACAATGTCTGCCAGCCATTCTTCTGCAGGGTCTCAAGATTCAGAATCTACAGGGAATATTAAGGGGGCTCAGGTTAACAGGAAGCCCCCTCTAGAGGATTTTGTAAAGGCTGAACCTACCAGCAGTTCTTCTCTAGCTCCTCCTTCTCCCAGAACCGTTCTTGCTATCCAAGCTGCCATGTTGGGAAGCAGTTCAGAAGAGGAGCTGGAAGACGACAACAAAGATCGGCTTGATTTGGATGAAGGCAGGTCCAGCGCTCATTCTGATGCCAGCAACATGTCCCCAAGGACACTGAGGGCTATTCAGAATGCTTTATgtgaggaggatgaggatgaggacgAAGCATCTTTTTGCATCCGCACTGGTGGCAGTCGAGTGGAGAGACCTCCTGCGAAGGATATTCTTGCCAGTAGCTCGGATGAGGAGGGCCAAGTACCTGAAGATCGGCGTGAAAAAGAGCCTCCATTTTTATCTGTCGGGCATTCAGAAGGCACACTCATTAGCCGAGACAGGGAATTGGATCAAAGGAAACTCCTCTTGGAGAAGGATCAGAGCGTACCTGAAATCGCATTCACTCCTTTTATGGAAAAAGTACCTTCTGTGGCAGATAAGGAAAAAGGAGCAATGGAAGCCTTGACTCCCACAACGGGCACAACTTCTGGGGAAGACGAAGGTATGGATAGTGGCACAGAGCAGCAAGAAAAGCCTTCGGCGCAGGCTCCATCGGTTGTCCCAAGCCATTCAAACTTTGCAGAGGTAGCCGAAAATGGCAAAGCTGAACATTTAGTGGAATTGGTTGAGCAGTCAGGGGAAAAAGTCTCTGAGCGTCAGCAGCGGGCACTCCCGTTTACTTCAGAAATCGAAAACCTTAACCAAGAAAGAGAGGAACTTCAATCACAGTCTGAAGAGAGTGATTCTGATG GTAGCTTCATTGAAGTGGATGCCAAAGTGAGTGGTGAACCTCAGGACGAAACATCAGAGGTCTCCCTTGCTTCGGCTGAACAGGAGGAAGAAGCATTGTCTGCAGAGGATATGAAAGGGGCGGACGAACGTCCCACGGGCAGCCTAACAGAAGACGCTGGCGAGGATTCAGAGCTGTCTATACAACAGGATGCTGAAATTGAAGGCAAGGAGGATGCAGTTAACGAATGGCAGGATATTAGTATG GAGGAGTTGGAAGTCTTGGAAACAAACCTTTCTGCTGAGCAGAATTCCCTAAAGGCTCAGAAGCAACAGCAGGAGCGTATTGCTGCCACTGTGACAGGACAGATGTTCTTAGAAAGTCAG GAACTTCTGCGGCTCTTTGGCATTCCATACATTGAAGCCCCTATGGAGGCAGAGGCTCAATGTGCCGTCTTAGACCTCACTGATCAAACCTCGGGGACAATCACGGACGACAGTGACATTTGGTTGTTCGGAGCACGACATGTGTATAAAAACTTTTTCACTCAAAACAAGTACGTGGAATATTACCAGTACGTGGATTTCCAGAATCAGCTAG gcTTGGATCGAAACAAGTTAATTAATCTAGCCTATCTGCTTGGTAGTGATTACACAGAAGGAATTCCTACTGTTGGCTGTGTAACAGCAATGGAGATCTTGAACGAATTTCCTGGACGAGGAATGGAGCCTCTCTTAAAACTTGT GGAATGGTGGGCCGAGGCTCAGAAGTATAATAAAACGCGTCCCAATCCGTATGACACCAAAGTGAAGAAAAAATTGCGGCAATTGCAGCTTGCACCCGGTTTCCCAAATCCTGCAGTAGCAGAGGCTTATCTGCATCCCGTGGTGGATGAGTCGAAAGGATTATTTGTTTGGGGAAGACCTGACGTGGAACAGATAAGAGA ATTTTGCCAGAGTCGTTTTGGCTGGACCAAGTTAAAAACAGACGAAGTTCTGTTGCCTGTCCTCAAGCAGCTGAATGCGCAGCAG ACTCAGCTCCGTATCGACTCCTTCTTCAGATCAGCACAACACGAGAAGCAAGCCATCAAGAGTCAGAGACTTCGGCGGGCTGTGACTTGCATGAGGAGGAAAGAGATGGAAGAAGAGCAAAACGAAGTCCTGCAGGCTACTGCAGTCATGGAGCAGGAACGTAAGCGGAGGAAAGGGAAGGATCGTGTTCAAGGTGCGAAGCAAGGACTGGCTGGAACACAGGGCCGGCGGGGCAAGAGGAGAAAAACCCCACAACTGAAAGGGGAGGGTTGTGGAGGGGGAGGCTTCGTAGGGGACGTTCAGCTCTCGGAGGCTGAATCGTCCAGCGAATTGTCGGGCGAAGAGTCGGAGAAGGAAGCCTCCAAAAGGtgcaaaaaaggaggaaatgccCTGGTGCTTGAAGCGGACACAGCCAGTCATGAAGCCAGCTTGGATCTTGAAGCCAAGCGGGACGAAGAGGGGAACAGCAGCTCTAGTGCCGAggaagaaaagcctctggttacAGCTAGGCCTGTATTTGAGGGCAAGAAGGCAAGGGGCAAGTCTTCCAGGGGAAGACGTAAGAAATAG